The following are from one region of the Capsicum annuum cultivar UCD-10X-F1 chromosome 1, UCD10Xv1.1, whole genome shotgun sequence genome:
- the LOC107856268 gene encoding zinc finger protein VAR3, chloroplastic isoform X2, protein MDKLLKTGYFQGNPNDPNQIRTACLNFARHRFDLIRYLSRQDIAVLAGCGCPSRDRKVVNSGKRLRVSLGIEEGNVCSFCILRGSCERAYVVAREDQGGRTVDVMRLLLTYGLDPITGAVENKLSSNKRVKESARKLLKEIVNFSFKELISETQKSTNPWSPSVQGDHQEGQNSVPSKHGDWFCPKCNFLNFSRNVKCLQCNDLFLERVSKLREEQDQLPLKKGDWICDKCHFMNFARNTRCLQCKEKPPKRQLNCGEWECESCNYINFKRNKVCLKCDYRRPKASSGSGSPYRSTKQSRIISRTRPYFGEVNQETDEEYVDEWELVDTDNEEDHFSSMSGNQVAGFVDFPVLGGKSELSRNAK, encoded by the exons ATGGACAAGTTGTTAAAAACTGGATATTTTCAGGGAAATCCTAATGATCCTAACCAAATTAGAACTGCTTGCTTGAATTTCGCTCGACACCGCTTTGACCTTATAAg ATATTTGTCCCGGCAAGATATTGCAGTGCTTGCAGGTTGTGGCTGTCCAAGCAGGGATAGAAAAGTTGTCAACTCCGGAAAGCGCCTTAGGGTATCGTTAGGCATCGAGGAAGGGAAT GTCTGCAGCTTCTGCATATTGAGGGGAAGTTGTGAGAGGGCATATGTTGTGGCACGTGAAGATCAAGGTGGTCGAACTGTTGATGTTATGCGGCTATTGCTGACTTATGGACTTGATCCAATTACTGGTGCTGTGGAGAATAAACTATCATCGAACAAAAGAGTTAAGGAATCGGCAAGAAAGCTGTTGAAAGAAATTGTGAATTTCAGTTTCAAAGAACTCATCTCTGAAACACAGAAATCCACAAACCCTTGGAGTCCATCTGTACAAGGTGATCACCAAGAAGGTCAGAACAGTGTCCCGAGTAAACATGGTGATTGGTTTTGTCCCAA ATGCAACTTCTTGAATTTTTCCAGAAACGTTAAGTGCTTACAGTGCAATGATTTATTTCTCGAAAGAGTTAGCAAGTTAAGAGAGGAGCAGGATCAGCTTCCATTAAAGAAAGGCGATTGGATTTGCGACAA ATGCCATTTTATGAACTTCGCGAGGAATACAAGGTGTTTGCAGTGTAAAGAAAAGCCACCTAAACGGCAGCTTAATTGTGGAGAGTGGGAGTGTGAATC GTGCAACTACATCAATTTCAAAAGAAACAAGGTGTGCTTGAAATGTGATTACAGACGACCAAAAGCATCTAGCGGATCAGGTTCTCCCTATCGATCTACAAAACAAAGTAGAATCATTAGTCGAACACGGCCTTATTTTGGTGAGGTGAATCAAGAAACAGATGAGGAATACGTAGATGAATGGGAATTAGTTGATACTGACAATGAAGAAGATCATTTTAGCTCAATGTCAGGGAATCAGGTAGCAGGATTCGTTGATTTTCCTGTTTTAGGAGGGAAAAGTGAATTATCTCGAAATGCAAAGTAG
- the LOC107856268 gene encoding zinc finger protein VAR3, chloroplastic isoform X1, with protein sequence MFKVNNSILVKGPFKIFQNIQISFKISHFHTKNSFSNPAIQFILEEGGTFQSPQTNEPKSSTQNQQNEFSSSISHPWPEWVTLMDKLLKTGYFQGNPNDPNQIRTACLNFARHRFDLIRYLSRQDIAVLAGCGCPSRDRKVVNSGKRLRVSLGIEEGNVCSFCILRGSCERAYVVAREDQGGRTVDVMRLLLTYGLDPITGAVENKLSSNKRVKESARKLLKEIVNFSFKELISETQKSTNPWSPSVQGDHQEGQNSVPSKHGDWFCPKCNFLNFSRNVKCLQCNDLFLERVSKLREEQDQLPLKKGDWICDKCHFMNFARNTRCLQCKEKPPKRQLNCGEWECESCNYINFKRNKVCLKCDYRRPKASSGSGSPYRSTKQSRIISRTRPYFGEVNQETDEEYVDEWELVDTDNEEDHFSSMSGNQVAGFVDFPVLGGKSELSRNAK encoded by the exons ATGTTCAAGGTGAACAATTCAATCCTTGTCAAAGGCCCATTTAAAATCTTCCAAAATATAcaaatttcatttaaaatctCCCATTTCCATACGAAAAATTCATTTTCTAATCCAGCAATCCAGTTCATTCTTGAAGAAGGCGGAACATTCCAATCCCCGCAAACCAACGAACCAAAATCTTCAACCCAAAATCAGCAGAATGAATTCTCCAGTTCGATTTCTCATCCTTGGCCTGAATGGGTGACGTTGATGGACAAGTTGTTAAAAACTGGATATTTTCAGGGAAATCCTAATGATCCTAACCAAATTAGAACTGCTTGCTTGAATTTCGCTCGACACCGCTTTGACCTTATAAg ATATTTGTCCCGGCAAGATATTGCAGTGCTTGCAGGTTGTGGCTGTCCAAGCAGGGATAGAAAAGTTGTCAACTCCGGAAAGCGCCTTAGGGTATCGTTAGGCATCGAGGAAGGGAAT GTCTGCAGCTTCTGCATATTGAGGGGAAGTTGTGAGAGGGCATATGTTGTGGCACGTGAAGATCAAGGTGGTCGAACTGTTGATGTTATGCGGCTATTGCTGACTTATGGACTTGATCCAATTACTGGTGCTGTGGAGAATAAACTATCATCGAACAAAAGAGTTAAGGAATCGGCAAGAAAGCTGTTGAAAGAAATTGTGAATTTCAGTTTCAAAGAACTCATCTCTGAAACACAGAAATCCACAAACCCTTGGAGTCCATCTGTACAAGGTGATCACCAAGAAGGTCAGAACAGTGTCCCGAGTAAACATGGTGATTGGTTTTGTCCCAA ATGCAACTTCTTGAATTTTTCCAGAAACGTTAAGTGCTTACAGTGCAATGATTTATTTCTCGAAAGAGTTAGCAAGTTAAGAGAGGAGCAGGATCAGCTTCCATTAAAGAAAGGCGATTGGATTTGCGACAA ATGCCATTTTATGAACTTCGCGAGGAATACAAGGTGTTTGCAGTGTAAAGAAAAGCCACCTAAACGGCAGCTTAATTGTGGAGAGTGGGAGTGTGAATC GTGCAACTACATCAATTTCAAAAGAAACAAGGTGTGCTTGAAATGTGATTACAGACGACCAAAAGCATCTAGCGGATCAGGTTCTCCCTATCGATCTACAAAACAAAGTAGAATCATTAGTCGAACACGGCCTTATTTTGGTGAGGTGAATCAAGAAACAGATGAGGAATACGTAGATGAATGGGAATTAGTTGATACTGACAATGAAGAAGATCATTTTAGCTCAATGTCAGGGAATCAGGTAGCAGGATTCGTTGATTTTCCTGTTTTAGGAGGGAAAAGTGAATTATCTCGAAATGCAAAGTAG